A region of the Gallaecimonas mangrovi genome:
TGCGCACCGGCCCTTATTCGGGGCTGAGCGTTGACGCCAAGCTGGCCGAATGGGTGGTTGCACCGATGGTGGCCGACGAAGTGCAACCGGTGGAAGCCTACGGTGAGGTGGCTTTGCCACTGACCTGCACCCTTACCCAAATGCAGGCCGATTTGCCGCTGTCAGTAGCCGCTAAAGCGGCTGATAACCTGCCGCTGGATCTACTGACCGGCCCCTATCAGCGCAAGTCCAAGTCAAAAACCCTCACTCGCCAGTGGTGGCCGGTGGCGGCCAGTATCGGCGCCTTGTTGGTGGTGGCTTTGGTTGCCAAAGCGGTGGCCATTTATCGCCTCGATGCCCAAGCCGACACAGTGGAGAAGCAAATTAGCCAAGATTACGGGCGGCTGTTCCCGGGCGAACGTTTGGTGAGCGCTGGTGCGGTCAGGGCGCAATTGCGCGGTAAATTAAAAAACCTTGGCACTGCGTCCAACAATGCCAGCTTGCTGGCCATGCTCAATGACCTGTCGGTAACCTTTGCCAAAATCGGCAACATTAAACCCGACAACCTGCGCTTTGATGGCAGCCGTGGCGAGCTTCGGCTGCTGACCACGGTGCCGGATTTTTCGACTTTTGAGCGCCTCAAGCAGGCCCTAAGTGACCGCTACCAGGTAGACACCGGCGGCCAAAGTTCGGTTGACGGTGGTGTATCTGGCACCTTGATCCTAAGGAGCAAGGGATGATCAAAGACTATTGGCACAATTTGGCCCCCCGCGACCGGCAGATTTTGACCTGGGCCGCGCCGTTTTTTGCCTTGGGGCTTCTCTACTTTGCGGTGTGGCAACCGCTATCGAATGCTGAAGCAAACGCGCAGCAAACCCTTAATTTTCGCCAGGCGGACCTGCAGTATCTGCACGAGCAGGGTATTAAGGTGCTGATCGCCAAAGGCAGCAAGCTGTCAGCCGGTTCTGGCAGCCTGACCGACCGCGTTACCCGCAGTGCTAACCAATACGGTATTCGTATCGACCGCTTGCAACCAACGGCCGGTAGCATCAACGTCTGGATTGACGAAGTGCCTTATCAGAAATTGCTGCAATGGCTGACCGAGTTGCAGCTCAAGCAGGGGCTAAGTGTGTCCCAGGCAGATATTGCCACCGCCGGCAAGCCCGGCATCGTTAAGGTGCGGCGACTGGAACTGGCAGCAGGCTAATGATGAAAGCAGTGAAATGGACATTAGCGGCGGTGGTGTTTTTTGTTATCGCCCTTATTTGGCAGCTACCAGCGGCGGTGGTGCTAGGGCAAATCACGCTGCCACCGCAAGTTGATTTTAAAGGCGTGTCGGGCAGTATTTGGCACGGCGAGCTTAGCAGCGTAACGGTGCAGGGGGTGCGTTTTGACAGCCTTTCATGGCAGTTACATCCGCTGTCGCTTTTAAGCGGGCACATCGCACTGTCGGTGCATAGCCGCCCCGGCGTTACCCGGCTTAGCGGCGAGCTTGCCGCCAGTTTTTCTGGCAAGGTGTCGGTTGATAACTTGCTGGTGCGCACCCCGGTTGCGCCGCTTGTTGCCGGGGTACGGTTGCCGGTGCCAAGTCAGGTTGGCGGCGATTTAGCCATTGCCATTACCCACTTCACACAAGGCGTGCCTTGGTGCGAAAGCCTGGCCGGTAAGGCGCAGTGGCTTAATGCCTCGGTGAGCAACCATTTTGGTAACTTTAACCTTGGCCGTATTGATGCCGACCTGGGTTGTGACAAGGGCGTTATCACCTCTGCCGTACATGACCAGCCGCCACAGCTTGGCCTGCAATTAGAAGCACGACTTGAAGCGCGGCGCTATCAGGTGCGTGGCTTTGCCAAACCTGCCGCAGATTTACCCAAGAACCTGAAATCCATTTTCGATTTCTTTGGGCGCCCCCACGGCGACGGCCGCTACCCGCTGCAATTTCAGGGGCCTTTGCCTCGCTAGAAAAAAGCCCTCAGCTGAGGGCTTTTTTGTGTCAGCGCGGCGCGGCTATGGCGTCTAGCAAGCTGCGGTAATCACTAATGGCATTAAAACCGTCGAACGCTTTGTGAGGCTTTTGCGAGTCGGGGTTGGCAACCCCCAGCAAGTAACCAATGCCAAAGCGGCGCGCCGCTTCCAATATTGGCTGTGAGTCGTCCACAAACAGGGTGCGGGCCGGGTCAAAGCCCAAATCTTGCTGCACCGCGTGCCACAGTGATTGCGCTTCTTTTGAGGCACGATACGGGTGGGTTGAAACCAACTGGTCGAGGTATTTATCCAGCTCGGTTAGCTCCACTTTCAGTGACAGGCTTTTGGGGTGGGCGTTGGTGAGCAAAATCACCCGCCGGCCACTGGCGCGCAGCGCCTTCAGAAAGGGCAGGGTGTCGTCGCGTAAACTAATTAAGTGCTTAACTTCGCGGCTGGCGGTGTCGATATCGAGGTTAAGGCGCTCGGTCCAGTAGTCGTAGCAGTACCATTTAAGGGTGCCAAATACCGCTTGGTATTCGGCATCAATGCGCTTTTGTGCGTCTGCCAGACTAATGTTGTCTTTTTCGGCCAAAAGCTGCGGCACCCTTTCTAACCAAAAGTGGCTGTCAAAGTGGAGATCCAGCAAAGTGCCGTCCATATCCAATAAAACGGTATCAATTGCTGCCCAATTTAGCCTTTGGTCATCAAGCATCTGGCATCTGTCTCTGTGATTGGGTGTAATGGGAAGGTTATTCTATGACAGCGGTAGCTCTATGACGAAATCAGCCCAGCTTCCTGAAGTACTTGACGCCGAAATAGTGGCTAAGAGTCGTTTGTTCAAGGTAGAACAGTTGCACCTGCGTTTTTCTAACGGCGTGGAACGCTATTACGAGAGAATGGCAGGTAAGGGCAGAGGTTCGGTGATGATAGTGCCATTACTTGACGACAACACCCTGCTGCTGGGCCGCGAATATGCCGCCGGCATGCACGCCTATGAACTGGGCTTTCCCAAAGGGCTGATTGACCCAGGTGAAGATGCTTTGGCAGCGGCAAACCGCGAGCTACAAGAAGAGATTGGTTATGGCGCCAGGGAATGGACGGTACTAAGAGAAGTGTCGATGGCACCGGGGTATTTTGGCTCGAAGATGACCTTGCTTATCGCCCGCGACCTGTACCCTTCGCGCCTGGAAGGGGACGAACCCGAACCCATTGAAGTGGTGCCCTGGCCGCTGGCCAAGCTCAATGAGCTACGCTATCAGCAAGACTTTTCCGAGGCGCGCAGTCTAACAGCGCTCCTGCTGGCTCGGGACTGGTTTGAGGAACAGGCCCTGATATGAATCCAAATGCCCTACTTGATGATGTAATTGCCTTGGCGCGCCAAGCGGGCGACGCCATCTTGCCGTGGTTTCGCTCAGAAGAGCTGGTAACCGAACAAAAGGCCGACGACAGCCCGGTAACCAATGCCGATATTGCTGCCAATAAAGTGATCTTAAAGGGCCTAAAAGCCCTGACCCCAGACATTCCCATTTTGTCTGAAGAGTCTGGCCATAAGCCCTTTGCCGAAAGGCGACTTTGGCAGGTTTACTGGCTGGTTGACCCGTTGGACGGCACCCGCGAGTTTGTTGGTGGTTCCCCGGATTTTGCGGTGAACATCGCGCTGGTGGTAGACAACGAACCGGTGCTGGGGGTTATTCACGCGCCGGTCAGCAAAGACTGTTACTGGGCGATTAAAGGCCAGGGCGTTTTTAAAAATGGCCAGCCGATTCATACCCGTAAACCACCCACGCCGCCGCTATTGGCGGTGTCTCGCCACCAATCACTGGACTGGCTTAAATCGCACTTGCAACCCGGCTTTGACTTTACCGCCCGGCCCTTTGGTTCTGCCAGCTTGAAATCCTGCATGGTGGCCGAAGGCGCAGCCGATGCTTATGTGCGTATCGGCCCTACCGGCGAGTGGGACACCGCCGCCAGCTGGGCCATTGTTTGTGAGGCGGGTGGCTGCATTGTGGATTTGCACGGCAAGCCGCTGACGTTTAACCGCACCGAAAGCCTGGAAAACCCCAACTACGGCGTGCTGGGGCAACTCAAACCCGGCGAACTGTTCCCTTAGGGTGGTCTACCATGCGCCTTGTTATGTTATTGGTGGCAATACTGCTGGTGTTAGGTGTGGCGCGGATGCTGTTTATTGATAGCGCCGCGCCAAACAACACTGCGCCGCCCCAAGAAACGGTGAAAAAGGTAAAGCGCCAGCTTGATGACGCCATGGTGCAGAGCCTGTGTTTAAACGCCATCGAGCAGCGTTACCGCCACCAAAGCGTGCGCATCCGCCGCTTAAAAGACAACCGCTACCAAATTGAAGACCACGGCAACCGCGAGCTGATCTATTGCCAGCTTGATGCCCAGGGGCTAGCCACACTGAGCGAACGGCCCTGAATCCCACCTCGGCAAGACCTTTTGAACGGTCCCTACGCAGCAGATGCAAGTAGCCTGCGTAACGCGCTATACATCATCTCTCTTTCAATATTGTATCTGTGCTTATTGCGGCCCCTTTGTTTGCACCTTTAGAGCATTTTGGGTTGCTCTGGTATTAAAAAAGATTTTAATGTAAACATATTGAAAAATTTGCGTTTTAAGTGTGTTGATATAGGCTTTTGTGGCTGCCTGTGGACGGCATTGGTGAGTATAGGTGCCCTTGTTTGGGGCCATCCAAATTAGGCCTATTGGCAGAGCTTAGTTGGCGATGCTTACTCAGTTGCTGCTGGTTCTTTCCATCCAGTTCAACCGGTTTTAAGCCCGTTTTGGCTCTTATTGCCCAAGCTGCTTTGTGCCATTGGCGGCCACCAGATCATGGACTGGTAGAAGCCATCTGTTGAGGCTTGGTGTTGAAAGCCCAGCCGCTCATACAGCCTTACCGCCGCATTGAGCGGCGCGACCTGCAACTGTATCGATTTACCCAGCGTCATGGCTTCAGTTTGGAGCTTGCGTAGCAGAGCACTGCCGATGCCCAGGCGCTGATGAGTAGGCAGCAGGGCAATGTCTACCACCTGAAAGCCGTGGCTGTTTTCACGGGTAAGCCAGCGCCCGATCGGAGCCCCGTTACTTTCGAGCAAGCGATAACGCTGGCAGTCATGGTTGAGGAAATACTGCTGGTATTGGGCCTCGAACTGGCTTTGCAGAAAAAGGGCTTTTTGTTGGTCGTCGAAAGGAAAGCTGGCGAGTTCAGCCTGCCGGCCGACAGCATAAAGTTTGGCCATAAAAGGCCGGTCGTTTGGGGTGATGGCGCGCAATGTGATGCCGGTGGGCAAGGGCATAGGCCAGTCTTCCTTGGTTGGCAACGGACGAATTCAAATAAAAGAGCAAGGAGCAGTTATGGAACCTTATCTGGGTGAAATCAAACTTTTCGGCGGCAATTTTGCGCCCGAAGGTTGGGCGTTTTGTAACGGCCAATTACTTGCCATTAGCCAATATGAGGAGCTTTACAGCTTACTGGGCAACCGCTTTGGTGGCGACGGACGCACGAGCTTTGGGCTACCAAACCTTTGTGGCCGTTTGCCGCTGCACCAAGGCACCAGTACAGCTTCAGGCAGCAGTTATGTTTTGGGGCAGCAGGGTGGCCAGGAAAGTGTCACTTTGCTGCAGTCTCAGCTTCCCGCGCACAGCCACCAGGCTTTGGCTGCATCGGCCAGTAACAGCGGTACTCCACAGAGCCATGTCTGGGCGGGTGGTACCGAAGTTGCGCTTTATGCCTCTTCGGCACCGAATAGCAGCATGGGAGCACAGGCAATATCTGTTGCGGGAGGCAACTTACCTCATGAGAACGGTATGCCGGCCCTGGCGGTGACTTTCATCATCAGTCTGGTGGGTATCTACCCCTCTGAAAGCTAAAGGAATAGTCATGTCTGAACCTTTTATCGGTGAGATCCGCGCTTTTGCCTTCGATAAGGTCCCCACAGGGTGGGCGCTGTGTAATGGCCAACTGCTAAACATCGCCAGCAATCAGGCATTGTTCGCCATCCTCGGTACGACCTATGGCGGCAACGGCACCAGCACCTTTGGCTTACCCAATCTGCAAGGACGAGCCCCTGTCCATGCCAGCGCTGACCGCACTCTGGGACAAAGTGCCGGCGAGGAAACCCATACCCTGACGGTGGCTGAAATGCCCGTACACAATCACCTTGCTATGGCCCAGAGCGCAGCGGCAACAGAGTCTTCGCCGGTGGGGCATTACTGGTCTGTGGGTGATTACGCCGACGGCTACGCCAGCACTGCCGACGCCACAATGTCAGAGGCCGCGATTGGCAGCAGTGGCGGCAGCCAAGCACATAACAACATGCAGCCTTTTCTGGTGGTGAGCTTTTGTATCGCCACCCAAGGGCTTTTCCCCAGCCGAAGTTAAGGAACGGATTAATGGACGCATATACCGGTGAGATCCGCCTTTTTGGCGGCAATTTTGCCCCAAGGAGCTGGGCTTTTTGTGACGGCCAGTTAATGCCTATAAGCCAGAACACGGCGCTATTTTCATTGCTGGGCACCACCTACGGTGGCGATGGCATCAGTACTTTTGCCCTGCCAGACCTGCGTGGGCGTGCGCCTATGCACTGGGGGACGGGGCCGGGTCTTAGCCCGTTTGTACTTGGGGAAACGAGCGGTGTAGATACCGTAACGCTGCTGACCTCACAGATGCCAGCCCACACTCATCAGGCCCAGGCGGCTACCAGCAGCGATGAACAAGAGCCGCAAAACGCGGTATGGGCACAGGGCCAATCTGGCCGTTTACCGTACGAGCAATACAGCGACAGTGTTAATACAACCATGTCGCCCCTTGCCTTGACTGCCACTGGCGGCAGCCAGGCCCATAACAACTTACAGCCATATCAGGTGGTGAATTTCATTATCTGTCTATATGGCGTTTATCCGCCCCACTCCTAACGGTTGGGGCTTTGGAAACACGGGCTTGATGCCTGCTTTTGAGGTGAGGACATACTGATGTGGCGTTTGTTGCTGCTGTTGTTAACGTTGATGGCTGTTGTCGGCCAAGTGCAAGCCAAAGAGCTGGTGCTGGTAGATGCCGCTTTGGCGCCGGACGTGCATGTAGAAAAAGGGCAGCAACTGCGAATAGTGCAGAGCTTGGATGAGCTGCCCTCGGCGCTTGCCGGTAGCCAGTGGTCGCGGGTCAGCCTGGTTAGCCACGGTGCATCAGGTGTTCTTGAAATAGCTGGGCAGCGCCTGGACCAAGCCTATTTAGCAGCGCACCCCGAATTTTTTGCCCGCTGGCAGCAGCACCTAACCGCCGATGCCCAGGTGGAACTATGGGGCTGTGACGTGGCCAGTGGGACTGGGTACCAGTTGGTTGATGCAATCTCGGCTAGTATCGCCCGGCCGGTGCTGGCATCAACAGATGCCACAGGCCCCGCTGCGCTGGGGGGGGATCTAATCCTTGAATATGGTCAAGGCCGCGCTGCTAACAATGTTTTATTGGCCCAGCTGCCCATATTGCTGGCGGTGAGTAATGAGGACTTTGAAAGCGTCGCCAGCAGTCCCACTTACTTCTCCAATAACTCCAACATTGGCAACTCCTTCGTCTTTTACAGCAACCTCAGTTCCGGTCACGACCCCTTCTATTTGAACTCCCTGACCAGTATCAACGGCAATGGCCCGGATGGTTCCTACTGGTTGTACTTTTATAGTGTCAATATCGGCGATGTCACCGAAATACACATCAGTAGCCAGGACGGCTCTGAATTTAAACTCGATTCCTTTTTTCTTGATACCAATGCCGGGGATAGCACCGTCACCCTGCACGGCTATAGGGACGGTGTCGAGATAGGTTCGACCACAGCATCCACCGGCACGGTAACGCTTAGCAGCAATACCACTTTTAACAATATTGATGCTTTGTACATCACCGGCTCCGATCTCGATGTACTGGTTGACGATATTACGGTCTCAGCAGCAGTCAGTGGTGATACTGAAGCGCCAGCAGCGCCATCAACCCCGGTGCTTGATAGTAGCTCCGATAGTGGCACCAGTGGCGATAGTATTACTAACGACACCACCCCGACTCTAACCGGTACCGGTGAAGCAAACGCTAGCCTCGTGGTGCGGGATGGCTCGACCCAGGTAGGAAGTACCACCGTCGACAGCAGTGGTAACTGGAGTGTGACCACCAGCACTTTGGCCGAAGGTAGCCATAGCTTTACCGCAGTACAGACTGATGGGGCAGGTAATGAATCAGACGCGTCAGCGGCGCTGAGCCTGACCATTGATACCACGGCGCCCAGCGGTTACAGCTTGGTGGTTGACCAAAGCGAGATTAACAGCAGCAATCAAAGTGAGAGCTCTGTGACCTTTAGCAGCGCTGAGGTTGGCGCAAGCTATCAATTCGCGGTGTCGAGCAGTGGCGGCGGTACAGCGGTGTCTGGCAGTGGCACCGTTGCGAGCAGTGACCAGCAGCTAACAGGGCTGGATGTTAGCGGCCTTAACGATGGCACCTTAAGTTACAGCCTGACATTAACTGATGTGGCGGGTAATGCTGGTAGCGCCAGCGTCGCGTCGGTAACCAAAGATACGCAGCAACCAGCTGCCACCTCGAGCCTCGTACTGGATAGCAGCTCCGATAGTGGCACCAGTGGTGATGACATTACTAACGACACCACCCCAACCCTGAGTGGTACCGGTGAAGCAAACGCCAGCCTCGTGGTACGGGACGGCTCGACCCAGGTAGGAAGCACCACCGTTGACAGCAGTGGTAACTGGAGCGTGACCACCAGCACTTTGGCCGAAGGCAGCCACAGTCTTACCGCGGTACAGACTGATGGGGCAGGTAATGAATCAGACGCGTCAGCGGCGCTGAGCCTGACCATTGATACCACGGCGCCCAGCGGTTACAGCTTGGTGGTCGACCAAAGCGAGATTAACAGCAGCAATCAAAGTGCAAGTTCGGTGACCTTTAGCAGCGCCGAGGTTGGCGCAAGCTATCAATTCGCGGTGTCGAGCAGTGGCGGCGGTACAGCGGTGTCTGGCAGCGGCACTGTTACAGCGAGTAACCAGCAGTTAACCGGCATTGATGTTAGCGGCCTTAACGATGGCACCTTAAGTTACAGCCTGACACTAACTGATGTGGCGGGTAATGCCGGTAGCGCCAGTGTGGCGTCGGTAACCAAAGATACCGAAACGTCAACGGGCGCAAATTCTGCACCCACCATCAGTGGTAGCCCGGACAGTACTGCTGCTGCGGCTGCAACCTATAGTTTTATTCCTTCCGCTAGTGATGCCGATGGTGACAGCTTAACGTTCTCTATCGTCAATAAACCTTCTTGGGCAAGTTTTGATACCAGCACCGGCGCGCTTACTGGCTCGCCCACTCAGGATGATGTCGGCACCTACAGTAATATTCAGATCAGTGTTACCGACGGCACTGAGACTGCCTCATTAACGGTATTTTCCATCGAAGTTACAGACGGCAACACCGCGCCGGTGGCTAATGCTGATAGCTACAGTCTCGCTGAAGGTGGGCTACTAACCACCACGGCAGCGAACGGAGTACTGGCCAATGACAGCGATACGGATAACGATACCCTGACGGCAACGTTGCTCAGTGGTCCTGCACAGGCAAGTAGTTTTAGCCTAAATAGCGATGGCAGTTTTAGTTACCAACATGATGGCAGTGAGTCTACGTCTGACAGCTTCATGTATACCGTCAGTGATGGTAACGGTGGCAGCAGTAGCGCTACTGTGACATTAACCATCAGTCCGGTAAACGACGCCCCAGAATTTACCAGCACGGCTCCGAGTTCGATGGTGGTTGGCAGCACACTGAGCTACCAGGTCGAAGTCAATGACCCCGATAGTGCTGTGACTCTGACGCTTACCGAAGCGCCAAGCTGGTTAACCCTTGATGATGATGTTCTGACCGGCACTGCGCCTGCTGGCTCCGAGGGCGACCATACCGTAACACTGACTGCTTCTGACGGCGCTAAAACGGCAACGCAGAGCTTTGTACTGGAAGTCAGTGAAGCGACGCAAAGCGTGGTGGCACTGAGTCGCAGTTGGCAAGGTTTACCGGCCAGGGTCGGCAAGGATTTGGCGCTGGTTATTACCGCACAGCACCAAGCGGGGCCAGCCTTAGATGATGCCACCCTCGAAATACAATGGCAGGGCGGCGACATGACGGCTCTGGCGGGCTGTACGTTAACCGGTGACGTGCAAAGTTGCCCGCTGACGTTAGCCATCGATGCCGATGTGCAGTTTACATTGCCAGTCTCTACCGATAGCCAGGGCGACCAAACGGTAAGCGCTAAGGTTTTAAGCTCGGATGGCTCTGTGTTAGGGGAGCTAACGACAGATGTCACCGTTGCGGCGAATACGGTTAGCCAGGGGGACATATCAACTGTCATTTCCCAAGCCACTTCATTGGCTTTGCTCACCAGTGACTCAGAGTCGTTGCTGGCGGTAGGCACCAGCAGCGATGACAACATTACCCTGTATCGCTTTGACGGTGACAGTTTAGTAGCCGAGGCAATCATAGATAATACCGGCAATACCAAAGCGTTGGCCGCTATTGACTGGAACCAAGATGGTCTGGATGACCTGGTTGTTATAAACAGTAGTGGGCAAGCGTCGGGTATCTATATTAACCAAGGTGATCTGACCTTTAGTCTTTTACAGACATTGCCTTACGGGCGAAAAGTGCAAGTTGCCGAGCTTAACGATGATGATTACCCCGATCTGCTGATCAATGGCCTGGGTCTTTACCTATTTAGTGGCAATCTTGGTGGCAGCAGTGCTGCGCTGCAAATTGTCCAAACACCTTTTACTGTTAGCAATTTTGCGGTGTGGCCCGACGGCCGGCTATTAGTGACAAATGGTACTGAACTGAGCTTAATTGATCTGGATGTCGTGGCTGACCAATCGGCTGCGGGTAGCGCGTTCTCTGCCCTTGCTGACGATACGGCATCAGGCAGTATAAATTCATTACAAGTATCTGATTTGGTTGGTGATGGAACAACTAGAGCCATTATTGGCTATAGCTTGGATGCTGATGGTAATGGCGGTGGTATTACTGTCATGAAGGCCGATGGCAGTACCCTAAACAGTGTGGTCAGTGTTGGTGATGCGGCAGTTAGCAGTATTTTGACCGGTGACTTTGATGATGATGGTGATATCGACATCCTGGTTCAACATGACAACGGTACTTGGCAATTACTCAGTAATGACGGCTCGGCAGACAGTTTCACTGCATCAACCCAAACCTTGTTCCACCCAGATAGTCTTGGTTTAGTGGCTGACCTTGATGGTGACGGTTTGCTCGATATTTTGCTCGCCGACACCTTGGATGACGCTGTCGCTATATACAATGGCAACGCCAGTTTCGAGCTTGGACCACAAGCAGATTTAG
Encoded here:
- the gspM gene encoding type II secretion system protein GspM, coding for MIKDYWHNLAPRDRQILTWAAPFFALGLLYFAVWQPLSNAEANAQQTLNFRQADLQYLHEQGIKVLIAKGSKLSAGSGSLTDRVTRSANQYGIRIDRLQPTAGSINVWIDEVPYQKLLQWLTELQLKQGLSVSQADIATAGKPGIVKVRRLELAAG
- the cysQ gene encoding 3'(2'),5'-bisphosphate nucleotidase CysQ, which gives rise to MNPNALLDDVIALARQAGDAILPWFRSEELVTEQKADDSPVTNADIAANKVILKGLKALTPDIPILSEESGHKPFAERRLWQVYWLVDPLDGTREFVGGSPDFAVNIALVVDNEPVLGVIHAPVSKDCYWAIKGQGVFKNGQPIHTRKPPTPPLLAVSRHQSLDWLKSHLQPGFDFTARPFGSASLKSCMVAEGAADAYVRIGPTGEWDTAASWAIVCEAGGCIVDLHGKPLTFNRTESLENPNYGVLGQLKPGELFP
- the yrfG gene encoding GMP/IMP nucleotidase — its product is MLDDQRLNWAAIDTVLLDMDGTLLDLHFDSHFWLERVPQLLAEKDNISLADAQKRIDAEYQAVFGTLKWYCYDYWTERLNLDIDTASREVKHLISLRDDTLPFLKALRASGRRVILLTNAHPKSLSLKVELTELDKYLDQLVSTHPYRASKEAQSLWHAVQQDLGFDPARTLFVDDSQPILEAARRFGIGYLLGVANPDSQKPHKAFDGFNAISDYRSLLDAIAAPR
- a CDS encoding Ig-like domain-containing protein, which gives rise to MWRLLLLLLTLMAVVGQVQAKELVLVDAALAPDVHVEKGQQLRIVQSLDELPSALAGSQWSRVSLVSHGASGVLEIAGQRLDQAYLAAHPEFFARWQQHLTADAQVELWGCDVASGTGYQLVDAISASIARPVLASTDATGPAALGGDLILEYGQGRAANNVLLAQLPILLAVSNEDFESVASSPTYFSNNSNIGNSFVFYSNLSSGHDPFYLNSLTSINGNGPDGSYWLYFYSVNIGDVTEIHISSQDGSEFKLDSFFLDTNAGDSTVTLHGYRDGVEIGSTTASTGTVTLSSNTTFNNIDALYITGSDLDVLVDDITVSAAVSGDTEAPAAPSTPVLDSSSDSGTSGDSITNDTTPTLTGTGEANASLVVRDGSTQVGSTTVDSSGNWSVTTSTLAEGSHSFTAVQTDGAGNESDASAALSLTIDTTAPSGYSLVVDQSEINSSNQSESSVTFSSAEVGASYQFAVSSSGGGTAVSGSGTVASSDQQLTGLDVSGLNDGTLSYSLTLTDVAGNAGSASVASVTKDTQQPAATSSLVLDSSSDSGTSGDDITNDTTPTLSGTGEANASLVVRDGSTQVGSTTVDSSGNWSVTTSTLAEGSHSLTAVQTDGAGNESDASAALSLTIDTTAPSGYSLVVDQSEINSSNQSASSVTFSSAEVGASYQFAVSSSGGGTAVSGSGTVTASNQQLTGIDVSGLNDGTLSYSLTLTDVAGNAGSASVASVTKDTETSTGANSAPTISGSPDSTAAAAATYSFIPSASDADGDSLTFSIVNKPSWASFDTSTGALTGSPTQDDVGTYSNIQISVTDGTETASLTVFSIEVTDGNTAPVANADSYSLAEGGLLTTTAANGVLANDSDTDNDTLTATLLSGPAQASSFSLNSDGSFSYQHDGSESTSDSFMYTVSDGNGGSSSATVTLTISPVNDAPEFTSTAPSSMVVGSTLSYQVEVNDPDSAVTLTLTEAPSWLTLDDDVLTGTAPAGSEGDHTVTLTASDGAKTATQSFVLEVSEATQSVVALSRSWQGLPARVGKDLALVITAQHQAGPALDDATLEIQWQGGDMTALAGCTLTGDVQSCPLTLAIDADVQFTLPVSTDSQGDQTVSAKVLSSDGSVLGELTTDVTVAANTVSQGDISTVISQATSLALLTSDSESLLAVGTSSDDNITLYRFDGDSLVAEAIIDNTGNTKALAAIDWNQDGLDDLVVINSSGQASGIYINQGDLTFSLLQTLPYGRKVQVAELNDDDYPDLLINGLGLYLFSGNLGGSSAALQIVQTPFTVSNFAVWPDGRLLVTNGTELSLIDLDVVADQSAAGSAFSALADDTASGSINSLQVSDLVGDGTTRAIIGYSLDADGNGGGITVMKADGSTLNSVVSVGDAAVSSILTGDFDDDGDIDILVQHDNGTWQLLSNDGSADSFTASTQTLFHPDSLGLVADLDGDGLLDILLADTLDDAVAIYNGNASFELGPQADLELASHLTDPQSLTSFRLPATAEQYQTRYKLVVTNNGSADDNDVTLTLSIPDAIGVDSWPDGCVESAVGWQCDLGALANGASTTFELLLQGDVSLADAVIDARVDGSAGDTDQSNNSVENSLGEPWPSTVHKHGGGALSWPWLLLLVLIGRRRRLH
- a CDS encoding phage tail protein, whose protein sequence is MDAYTGEIRLFGGNFAPRSWAFCDGQLMPISQNTALFSLLGTTYGGDGISTFALPDLRGRAPMHWGTGPGLSPFVLGETSGVDTVTLLTSQMPAHTHQAQAATSSDEQEPQNAVWAQGQSGRLPYEQYSDSVNTTMSPLALTATGGSQAHNNLQPYQVVNFIICLYGVYPPHS
- a CDS encoding GNAT family N-acetyltransferase yields the protein MPLPTGITLRAITPNDRPFMAKLYAVGRQAELASFPFDDQQKALFLQSQFEAQYQQYFLNHDCQRYRLLESNGAPIGRWLTRENSHGFQVVDIALLPTHQRLGIGSALLRKLQTEAMTLGKSIQLQVAPLNAAVRLYERLGFQHQASTDGFYQSMIWWPPMAQSSLGNKSQNGLKTG
- the gspL gene encoding type II secretion system protein GspL, producing MNTVVIRLPVQDDQPISWLHWSATEQVVLASGTLPGAETLTQLNSLEGRVLVLVPGSSCFNGEVKQANKSRQFMKAVPFMLEEELADDVDSLHFLLKPQNGVVSVLAVRHQLLQQWLGWLDEAGIEPWKLVPDYLALPWQAPSWTALALDGDLLLRTGPYSGLSVDAKLAEWVVAPMVADEVQPVEAYGEVALPLTCTLTQMQADLPLSVAAKAADNLPLDLLTGPYQRKSKSKTLTRQWWPVAASIGALLVVALVAKAVAIYRLDAQADTVEKQISQDYGRLFPGERLVSAGAVRAQLRGKLKNLGTASNNASLLAMLNDLSVTFAKIGNIKPDNLRFDGSRGELRLLTTVPDFSTFERLKQALSDRYQVDTGGQSSVDGGVSGTLILRSKG
- the nudE gene encoding ADP compounds hydrolase NudE codes for the protein MTKSAQLPEVLDAEIVAKSRLFKVEQLHLRFSNGVERYYERMAGKGRGSVMIVPLLDDNTLLLGREYAAGMHAYELGFPKGLIDPGEDALAAANRELQEEIGYGAREWTVLREVSMAPGYFGSKMTLLIARDLYPSRLEGDEPEPIEVVPWPLAKLNELRYQQDFSEARSLTALLLARDWFEEQALI
- a CDS encoding phage tail protein; protein product: MEPYLGEIKLFGGNFAPEGWAFCNGQLLAISQYEELYSLLGNRFGGDGRTSFGLPNLCGRLPLHQGTSTASGSSYVLGQQGGQESVTLLQSQLPAHSHQALAASASNSGTPQSHVWAGGTEVALYASSAPNSSMGAQAISVAGGNLPHENGMPALAVTFIISLVGIYPSES
- a CDS encoding type II secretion system protein N, whose protein sequence is MMKAVKWTLAAVVFFVIALIWQLPAAVVLGQITLPPQVDFKGVSGSIWHGELSSVTVQGVRFDSLSWQLHPLSLLSGHIALSVHSRPGVTRLSGELAASFSGKVSVDNLLVRTPVAPLVAGVRLPVPSQVGGDLAIAITHFTQGVPWCESLAGKAQWLNASVSNHFGNFNLGRIDADLGCDKGVITSAVHDQPPQLGLQLEARLEARRYQVRGFAKPAADLPKNLKSIFDFFGRPHGDGRYPLQFQGPLPR
- a CDS encoding phage tail protein — its product is MSEPFIGEIRAFAFDKVPTGWALCNGQLLNIASNQALFAILGTTYGGNGTSTFGLPNLQGRAPVHASADRTLGQSAGEETHTLTVAEMPVHNHLAMAQSAAATESSPVGHYWSVGDYADGYASTADATMSEAAIGSSGGSQAHNNMQPFLVVSFCIATQGLFPSRS